A single genomic interval of Scylla paramamosain isolate STU-SP2022 chromosome 12, ASM3559412v1, whole genome shotgun sequence harbors:
- the LOC135105626 gene encoding polymerase delta-interacting protein 2-like produces the protein MLFSCSCRSILSPRSSRRLLISFARYNSNYRLAEVGRFESPKLTGKYETGQLFLHRVFGYRGVVLFPWLARVYDRDVPNKKESKPLDESLNYNQVGKEVKGRAHTYYQVLIDSRDCPYIRAQTEAVTFLGNQDNGRTLYAVPGLDYIGHEDVMPYTAVSKKPIRHDLFDKFLSYSSDKDPPFCARDTLMAWQERNHPWLELSDVHKETTENIRVTVIPFYMGCRESQNANVYWWRYCIRLENLGELTVQLRERHWRIFSLSGTLETVRGRGVVGQEPVLSSQQPAFQYSSHVSLQAPSGHMWGTFRMEREDGFTFDCRIPPFSLESKQDDSSQPSGII, from the exons CAACTACAGGCTAGCAGAGGTTGGTCGCTTTGAATCCCCGAAGCTGACAGGGAAATATGAGACAGGGCAGCTGTTTCTGCACCGAGTGTTTGGGTACCGAGGGGTGGTGCTCTTCCCATGGCTGGCTCGGGTCTACGACAGAGATGTGCCCAATAAGAAGGAGTCTAA GCCACTAGATGAGAGCTTGAACTATAATCAAGtaggaaaggaggtgaagggacgAGCACACACTTATTATCAAGTCTTGATTGACTCCCGAGATTGTCCTTACATT AGAGCACAGACAGAAGCTGTAACATTCCTGGGCAACCAAGACAATGGGAGGACACTGTATGCTGTACCTGGACTGGACTACATTGGACATGAGGACGTAATGCCATATACAGCTGTCAGCAAGAAGCCCATCAGGCATGATTTGTTTGACAaatttctctcatattcatcTGACAAAG ATCCTCCATTCTGTGCCCGGGACACACTGATGGCCTGGCAGGAGCGTAACCACCCATGGCTGGAACTGTCTGATGTACACAAGGAAACCACTGAAAACATCAGAGTCACTGTCATACCTTTCTATATGGGCTGCAGAGAGTCTCAGAATGCTAATGTTTATTGG tgGAGGTATTGTATTCGTTTAGAAAACCTTGGTGAACTGACAGTACAGCTCAGAGAAAGACACTGGCGCATATTCAGCTTATCAGGGACCTTGGAGACAGTGCGTGGTAGAGGTGTTGTTGGGCAAGAACCTGTCCTCTCTAGCCAGCAGCCTGCCTTTCAGTATTCTTCACATGTTTCCCTCCAGGCTCCATCAGGACACATGTG GGGCACCTttagaatggaaagagaagatggaTTTACCTTTGATTGCCGCATCCCTCCATTTTCATTGGAAAGTAAACAGGATGACAGTTCGCAACCTAGTGGTATAATATAG